The genomic interval aaaaacacactaggtcttattttcaggggatgtcttatttttccatgaagaagactacagtacacatttattgttgaaagtcactcatgatcactcatgtgcaggctttttactttcagtttggctcaggaatagacacgccctgcagccagcatcagagacacacacgctgcagccagcataaaggacacacacgcaggatcagaaatctggagctgtctcggtgagtacttttttaatttaccggtatgtatgcttttattaactttttctcctaggtcttattttcggggtaggtcttatattagggcaggtttacaaaatagttctaggtcttactttcggggtaggtcttattttcggggaaacacggtatatagcCCCTTACCGGTGAGACTACAGTGATTATGATAAAAAATCTGTGATATATGTCATAGGTAGATAGGTAGAGTTTTCCAATCACTGGACAAAGTAACTAGGGTTGGACTGGGGTACTACAGAAAACTCTGTATTACAAACTAAAATGATAAGCATGCTGTGTGCCATCATTTTATCACTaaactacattttaataaattttaccTTAATGACATATAATGAGCAGGGGAACTGGTAAAGCAGTATAAGTGTGTGGTCTTTTTATATTTGCTAACATGCTGCACATTGTTGTGGATTTTTAACAGCAATATTAAGTTACTTCTTAGATTGAAAGCAGGACCCTTTCCTCCTCTTGTGTaattgcttgtatctgtctgccatttgcaacccctatttattgtacaatgccgcataatatgttgacacattggtaaaatacagtttaatattattaataataatattaataataggtcTAATTTCATCCATAGTGTTGAGCTGTACATTGGTAATAATACTTTGTGCTGTGTACTTTATATTTCCTAACATAGTGTACCTTCATAAACATTGGTAAAATATGCTAATATACTTCTTATTTCTTTATCCAGAGCAAGCATCCCAATGAAATCAATTCCACCAAAGAAGACTTACAGCCATTCTTGTGCATCATACTCCCTACAACTGCATTGCTGGTGATAGGGTTCTTTGTGCTGTTCCTTTATCGGAGGTGTCGACGTAAGATCCCACAAGGTCAAATCTTTGCCATAGGTCTTCAGGAGAACCTTCCAGACAGGGAAATTGACTTCTTTTCCACATTACCCTGGAGCTCAGAACCTTTTCAGTACTGTACACTGGTGCCAGATGCCTCTTTTCTTACTATATGTTTACCTCCTCCATATGAAGAAGCAATTCTGAAGACATCAAGTGACTCCTGTATCAGTATTTATCAGGACCCAGTGCCTCCGTATGAGGAAAGACCACGCAGGTCAAGTAAATAATGTTACGACATTGGAATGTAAAGTAGATTTTACAAGAGGACTTCAGCTGGACCTGGAAGTCCAAGAACTTTCTTTAGAAGCTTGCAATGTAAGggctttttataatatataacaggTTGCACAaactggaaaagttttttttatatatgactaTAAGCACAACAACATAGGAGTACAATTTAACAGATTACAATATCTGTTTTGGCCTGTAGCAAATATTCAGGTTCCATCCGAGGGCTTCCTTTACAGCTATGTAAATGTAGCAGTTAATGCAGCCAAGATATCTAACCAAGAATAGCAAAAATTTgtgttctgtaaaatatatttatttttaaataatatcataTGGCTATTTATATAAATCGCAACAAATGGCATAATGCATAACCACCAAGCTCATAACTTAAGGCACTTTTTGATTCTGCTTGCCCTAGGGCCCCATATTATATACATGGAATGTTATGCCAGTATTTTTGCTACTAATATAGATATGAAACATTCTCATTTACAAGAGTGATTATCACTGGGAATCATGagcatcattattttatatactgcTACCACTAACTATTAAAATTGCATGATCATCCTGTAACATCAACTCCCTTAATACCAACTCTGAAACTATAAAACTTTGTAGGTTTCTCagctttatttcaaataaatactacacaaatataaagaaaatgaatttcaATTTTATATTAGTTTGGATATTTTAGGATACAACAATTATCTAATATAATACAGGTATGACattggtatgtttatttcctgaaTTATTTATCTTCCCTTTTAAAAAGGCACTCAGTAATGATCAGAAAGGTTATTTTGTACTTGTGATGTTGACTGATGGACATAATAAAGATATTATCAATAACCTCAAAATGTAAAgtcttacctgcatgtttttttaagcttGATCTACTCCACTATTTTCTACCATATTTATTACTACATGCTATGGTATATTTTCCACTACTTTCAATTGACGTATATTACAAGGATTTCCATGTTATCTGCATCATGCCTAGACTAATGCCatgcaaatgttgtttttataatGCAGTAGTAATTTTGTAAACCTTTAGAGTATCTCAGTTATTATAAATAGTCCATTTAAAAGACCATTTATTGGATATGTACCTTTTTTTGCTACAGTAACGAACAGTATATTCTTTGTGAATTTGTTGTGGGTTGTGTATCGGCAGATAGTGTAGTAGCACCACAATGTATTACTGCACACTCATATACACATTAAGGCAAGTCAGATGATGTCTCCATTAACCATCCAGTATTTAAGGTACAAAATCAGTAAAAACACAGAATGAGTGTGGGTGTTCAGAATTACTGTTACTGTGAGTTTCCTGCAGGCTTTACCAATTACCATAGCACATGAATGCACGTTGTTAAATTATAATGCATTGCATGCCCTTTGAACTATGGCTAGCAAACTTAAAAAGACATCAAATATGCCAACTTATTCAGTATAAAAGGGAGGCACAGATAATGATGATGTCAGTATATCTCAAGCTACATCCTAGTATCCTGACACCAGCCCCCTCCAAAGACTCCATAATGCTTTCTCTGGTACAATAATGGGCTTTCTGTTGTCAGTGAACCATAATTAGGAGGAAGGATGGAGGAAAACCAGTGATTCCATGGTGGACAAACAACATAAATTTACTTGGAGAAGGACAACATTCAGCTCCTTCCAAATATTTGAGATTACTGTCATTGTATATCCTCACTGCCAATAATATTAGGTGTGAAAATGCACTGCCCCAGTTATATCTGCTGCCCTAGATGTCAGTAGCAAGCAGCGGCTAACAGCAA from Pyxicephalus adspersus chromosome 4, UCB_Pads_2.0, whole genome shotgun sequence carries:
- the SMIM28 gene encoding small integral membrane protein 28, whose amino-acid sequence is MRWLLDSSWRKFGHAGRGSYEWMTSEPGLPIEETKLQSKHPNEINSTKEDLQPFLCIILPTTALLVIGFFVLFLYRRCRRKIPQGQIFAIGLQENLPDREIDFFSTLPWSSEPFQYCTLVPDASFLTICLPPPYEEAILKTSSDSCISIYQDPVPPYEERPRRSSK